In the genome of Lathyrus oleraceus cultivar Zhongwan6 chromosome 4, CAAS_Psat_ZW6_1.0, whole genome shotgun sequence, the window aaaggtaacatgataagcaatatgcggcatcttcagatggtggatattctaaccatgatggaaatatgctaaaccaagtatgttgaaaccttctcggatgatcctcgttaccggacaaaggatagttttctaaatgaatttgatatggaccccattttagataagctcttcgtattgcatccacttgatttggtggatattgccaaatcggaggacgctttccaggatcgcgttccaaagaattttcaaaaccatgatgctcttcaattgttggattcttaagaactgtttcagattcggatgttgggattataatttcttcatctctcttctctttcaacttcacatgctttctttttgaaaaaagaatcaattttcctattattcatctttactcttcctataatatcatatcagatccaaaaatcaatttagagatcataaaaattaaaagagaaaaaatttaataaacttaattaatcaactttaatccgttttcaaataccggtaacttcactattagaaattaacagcaacaatgattaaataaaccttattacagtgtataattatatttgtaaattacagtgttatgaattggcttaataaatctcgtatagattattttaacacatcaagaaagaagaaccctaaaaatctcaaaaacacaaatcaagcaatcattttaatttgttactttttataaaagaagaatgaataaagtttttttacctgttagatgccgatcactttaatctATTCCGATTCCGGTGCCGATAGCAAATCCATATGAGAAAGAAAGCAAATGTATGAGCTTTTTAtcttatctgtattttaacctaactttgaatgaaaaataaaaaataaaaattaattttaatttaaaataagaatgttttaataatttaatatatatgaattaaaaaaaaagttgaggggtggccGTGACGTCCCCCTCAGTTCCGTCACTGACTACATCTCCAATCACATATTGCTATTACATCATGTGCCAATTTTATATACGGGCCAATTTCACTAAATATTACTCCGTATTAAGATTCATTTACTATCACAATCAAACCTTAAAAGCCTAATTTAAATAACAAAATAGTCTAGACAAAAAATACAAATTGAAAAACTACAACAATTATTAATGAAATATTCATGATAGCTATGATATTAAAGAAATCTAATGTAAGGAGTATTTTTCAGTGTCAAGCAGAGTCACACTTTTTCTCCTTGCACTCCAAGGATCAAAAAGCCATCACACAGAATCTTTCCTGTTATTATACGTGGCAATATCTAATTGGCTAATCCTAAAAAACACAAGAACGAGAACCTTAAACAGAGGAATCGAACCCACGTGTCAAGGTCCTACACTGAAAACCACGAACCTAAAAATTCCAATACTCTGCAGTTTCGTTTTCACTTTTTTCACTCTTTTCCACCACCCAAACACTCTTcttctttattcttttttttcatACCTTTAAAATTCGCTTAAATCCAACCCAAAATCACTTATTCTACTAACCGCTTTTCTCTGAAAACCCCAATGAAGAACACATCGTCGAGGAACTCCGATTCCTCCTCTCACTTTGATTCACCTCACTCTCCTCTCCGATTTCGATCTTCTCCGTTATCCGACGGCGGCGATCCGTTTCACTCCACCGAAAACTCACCGGAAAATGATAATTCCAGAGCCATCGTAATCATAGAGCCTTCATTACAATACTCTCAAGTCGCAGCACCTTTACCGGATTCCGAACACCGGAACCCGCCGTCGAATGACCACCCGGCAGTGGTGGTTAACAGAGCCATGAGGAATGATCCTCCTCCTACCGCAACGAATCTAGGCCACCCCGTCACCGGAGGAGGCCGTGAAGACGGCGGAGGAAGGGGAAGACCAAGGACAAACACGCCGACGTCAACAGCATGGTCGAAAAGTGATGTAGTGACGGGAAAAGTAGCGTTAGGGTTCCGATTGAGCGAGGTGGTGCTTTGCCTAATTTCGTTTTCCGTTATGGCTGCGGATAAGACTCAAGGTTGGAGCGGTGACTCCTTTGATCGCTATAAAGAATACaggttttttttttcttttcaataCTACTtcattatttgattatttttCAAAAGTTTCAACCGCAATTGAAACAGATAAAATTTGTTACTAAATTTGCTATTCTTATACATTGTGTACTTGTTatagagtttcattgaaacattGTTCTTGATTGAGTCTGTATAACTTTACTGTGATTAATATGTTGCTTGTTGTGTATTGAAATCAATTAATGGTGTTTCTATTATGGGGTTGTTGTAGGTATTGTTTGTCTA includes:
- the LOC127073914 gene encoding CASP-like protein 4A3 — encoded protein: MKNTSSRNSDSSSHFDSPHSPLRFRSSPLSDGGDPFHSTENSPENDNSRAIVIIEPSLQYSQVAAPLPDSEHRNPPSNDHPAVVVNRAMRNDPPPTATNLGHPVTGGGREDGGGRGRPRTNTPTSTAWSKSDVVTGKVALGFRLSEVVLCLISFSVMAADKTQGWSGDSFDRYKEYRYCLSMTVIAFVYAGYQACELAYQLIKGKHIINHHLRFHFDFFMDQVLAYLLISSASSAATRVDDWQSNWGKDEFTEMASASIAMAFLAFIAFAISSLISGYNLCNRYP